In Brachypodium distachyon strain Bd21 chromosome 2, Brachypodium_distachyon_v3.0, whole genome shotgun sequence, one genomic interval encodes:
- the LOC112271117 gene encoding uncharacterized protein LOC112271117 — translation MATKVKLLQRELKTVKADLAFSKERCAQLEEENRLLRDGKHDAVADEDLIRQQLETLLEEKARLANENTLYARENGFLRDVVELHQLNMQDMVSLHEDTIEEEEDQYDEDEEDADDQSICSPFCVEHAMPPTPSTPPQSPALFHADDNAAATPLPSPSFRAENAQVLRMDSCRDATFAASGSPLRRSSKEEDGSQQQTTPTQRSFEDDNCSTEMTDKRPMGTAGAML, via the exons ATGGCGACCAAGGTGAAGCTGCTGCAGCGGGAGCTCAAGACGGTCAAGGCCGACCTGGCATTCTCCAAGGAGCGGTGCGcgcagctggaggaggagaaccGCCTGCTCCGGGACGGCAAACacgacgccgtcgccgacgaggACCTG ATACGGCAGCAGCTGgagacgctgctggaggagaagGCGCGGCTGGCGAACGAGAACACGCTGTACGCCAGGGAGAACGGGTTCCTGCGGGACGTCGTCGAGCTCCACCAGCTCAACATGCAGGACATGGTCAGCCTCCACGAGGACAcgatcgaggaagaagaagaccaatACGATGAAGACGAGGAAGATGCCGATGACCAGTCCATCTGTTCTCCATTCTGCGTGGAGCACGCTATGCCACCTACCCCGAGCACTCCACCCCAGTCGCCCGCTCTTTTTCACGCAGACGACAATGCTGCGGCGACCCCCTTGCCGTCGCCCTCCTTTCGCGCCGAGAACGCGCAGGTGTTGAGGATGGACAGCTGCAGAGATGCCACCTTCGCCGCTTCTGGGTCGCCCTTGCGCCGTAGctccaaggaagaagatggctcGCAGCAGCAGACAACGCCAACCCAACGGAGCTTCGAGGATGATAATTGTTCGACAGAGATGACTGACAAACGGCCAATGGGAACTGCTGGAGCAATGTTGTAA
- the LOC100844878 gene encoding NADH dehydrogenase [ubiquinone] 1 alpha subcomplex subunit 1, which yields MRFHWLEAMLPLGIIGGFLCIMGNAQYYIHRAAHGRPKHIGNDMWDVAMERRDKKLVDQPSGN from the exons ATGAGGTTCCACTGGCTGGAGGCCATGCTGCCGCTGGGCATCATCGGCGGATTTCTCTGCATCATGGGCAACGCCCAGTACTACATCCACAGGGCCGCGCACGGCAGG CCGAAGCACATCGGGAACGACATGTGGGACGTCGCCATGGAGCGCCGTGACAAGAAGCTCGTCGACCAGCCATCCGGCAACTAG
- the LOC100845184 gene encoding KH domain-containing protein SPIN1 translates to MDGLHGADAYFSPGRAMSPQVRPPAGPPDIGSQYLADLLQEHQKLGPFTQVLPICSKLLSQEIMRVSCLLRPHQHGLGEFERLPPMASPNQMHHPSPPMSNFCGNGFGPWNGVHPERVGFSQGPAGWQGAPQSPSSYIVKKILRLEIPTDTYPNFNFIGRLLGPRGNSLKRIEASTGCRVFIRGKGSIKDPGKEEQLKGRPGYEHLDDPLHILIEAELPANVIDARLAKAQEILEELLKPVDESQDYYKRQQLRELALLNSPLREESPHPSPHPSPHPGSASPFSNGGMKRTKQ, encoded by the exons atggacggcCTGCACGGCGCGGACGCCTACTTCTCCCCCGGGAGGGCCATGTCGCCGCAGGTGCGGCCCCCTGCCGGGCCGCCGGACATAGGCAG CCAGTACTTGGCGGACTTGTTGCAGGAGCACCAGAAGCTGGGGCCGTTCACGCAGGTGCTACCAATCTGCAGCAAGCTGTTGAGCCAAG AGATAATGCGGGTTTCCTGCCTGCTTCGCCCGCACCAACATGGTCTTGGGGAGTTCGAAAGGTTGCCACCGATGGCAAGTCCAAACCAGATGCATCATCCATCGCCCCCAATGTCTAATTTCTGCGGAAATGGCTTTGGCCCGTGGAATGGGGTGCATCCAGAG AGGGTGGGTTTTTCTCAAGGACCTGCCGGTTGGCAAGGAGCACCACAAAGCCCCTCTTCTTACATTGTTAAGAAGATCTTGCGGTTGGAAATACCAACAGATACTTACCCTAAT TTCAATTTTATTGGCCGTCTTCTTGGGCCAAGAGGAAACTCGTTGAAAAGGATTGAAGCCTCTACAGGCTGTCGAGTTTTCATCAGAGGGAAGGGCTCAATTAAAGATCCTGGGAAG GAGGAGCAACTCAAAGGACGACCTGGTTATGAACACTTGGATGATCCCCTGCATATCTTGATTGAAGCTGAGTTACCTGCTAATGTCATTGATGCACGACTTGCAAAAGCACAAGAGATCTTAGAAGAATTGTTGAAACCAGtg GATGAATCACAAGACTACTACAAGAGACAGCAACTCCGGGAACTTGCCCTGTTGAACTCTCCACTTCGAGAGGAAAGCCCGCATCCAAGCCCACATCCTAGTCCGCATCCAGGCAGTGCTTCTCCCTTCAGCAACGGTGGAATGAAACGGACCAAACAATGA